The Asterias rubens unplaced genomic scaffold, eAstRub1.3, whole genome shotgun sequence genome has a window encoding:
- the LOC117306680 gene encoding ester hydrolase C11orf54 homolog, with translation MNLPVEKQALHVPELQELAEVLQDGLQSHFETIAVSVVDCPDMTQKPFTLAAPGLCGSPRLVDVGGVPNIHPLPRFEKIYDLEKLAELAELPGAFMIGAGAGPFKHVGVNSELMPNLVAASSTKEQINCTHDMKIDVNDGTPVLEKCSSTECALMVNLLCSEGKPGKVLEVKASKRTSEKDFVAAMREVLKARYGDKPVGLGGSFLIEKGKAWLHIMPDFCKSPITSIKENEAWLKFYDFDAPIICLSVFYSTDPGLDLRIEHTHCFSHHGVGGHYHHDTTPDDVVYRGYFIPAESVYRVDRPEEQWIPTDK, from the exons ATGAATCTTCCTGTGGAGAAACAAGCTTTGCATGTGCCAGAACTTCAAGAATTAGCTGAAG TATTACAAGACGGTTTGCAGTCTCATTTTGAGACGATTGCAGTCAGTGTTGTTGATTGTCCAGATATGACTCAGAAGCCCTTCACGCTTGCAGCGCCAG GTTTATGCGGGAGTCCAAGACTCGTTGATGTGGGAGGGGTGCCAAATATACATCCTCTACCAAGGTTTGAAAAg aTCTATGATTTAGAGAAATTAGCCGAGCTAGCTGAACTACCAGGTGCTTTTATGATTGGTGCAGGAGCAGGTCCGTTTAAACATGTTGGAGTTAACAGTGAG TTGATGCCAAACCTCGTTGCTGCAAGTTCCACCAAAGAACAGATCAACTGTACTCACGACATGAAAATAGATGTCAATGATGGAACACCAGTCTTAGAGAAATGCTCAAGTACGGAGTGCGCCCTCATGGTCAACCTTCTTTGCTCTGAAGGCAAACCCGGAAAG GTTCTAGAAGTCAAAGCAAGCAAGAGGACATCGGAGAAGGATTTTGTGGCTGCCATGAGGGAAGTACTAAAAGCCAGATACGGTGATAAACCAGTAGGGCTTGGAGGAAGCTTCCTGATTGAGAAGGGAAAAGCATGGCTGCATATAATG ccgGATTTTTGTAAGAGTCCAATCACCAGTATAAAAGAGAACGAAGCCTGGCTGAAGTTTTATGACTTTGATGCACCAATCATCTGCCTTAGTGTCTTCTATTCCACTGATCCG GGTCTTGACCTACGTATAGAGCACACACATTGTTTCAGTCACCATGGCGTAGGCGGACATTATCACCACGACACCACACCAGATGATGTTGTCTACAGGGGTTATTTCATTCCAGCTGAGAGCGTTTATCGAGTGGATAGACCCGAGGAGCAGTGGATACCTACAGATAAATAA